A single window of Ananas comosus cultivar F153 linkage group 19, ASM154086v1, whole genome shotgun sequence DNA harbors:
- the LOC109724799 gene encoding DNA ligase 1: MATKVKEDALIKEKSISAPSTPRRGDIRHSKRLTIESLVRDPSMPEEKPIPNYLRPTISSCHHNNCHYPKKSTSQPSEVSLTAGKTLPPRKPIDDKSPSPLSTALRTSCGDRAKVSSDDGFENSPKKTLMRARSLPRFITKKRDINADISTKKSNGSETQDHTPKKDVESSKQKLPEIKSPPKRKDSKKNKHYAGFGEEHKNEHSESPKSAKTHRAKAASNDGDGGRLKAMVEGDRKPEQERKAMLKRQDVGGKETLPMYNEVIEETASKLAAKRSKVKALVGAFETVISLQEPEGQSGQPYDDDEIKVQRGEEIEKTSKDSRQQLAETKNIEKKTKNERVNQKGRQERERESKDGRLEQHKHEEENTKGCEIGQESQQEEQEASKVNPHGQLVVEQDEVNAAELGQESQQYMEISKGGQNGQNSQPEEVKEVNEEKRGESDEAEREEIKGAKECDEPIKNETEESA, encoded by the coding sequence ATGGCTACAAAGGTGAAAGAAGATGCTCTCATCAAAGAGAAGAGCATCTCGGCCCCCTCGACGCCACGAAGGGGCGACATTCGACATTCGAAACGACTGACCATCGAATCCCTGGTTCGAGACCCTTCGATGCCGGAGGAAAAGCCGATACCAAACTATCTCAGGCCGACGATAAGCTCGTGCCATCACAATAACTGCCACTACCCGAAGAAGAGCACCTCACAGCCTTCGGAGGTTTCATTAACGGCCGGAAAAACCCTTCCTCCTCGGAAACCTATCGACGATAAGTCTCCTTCGCCATTGTCTACGGCTTTGCGAACCAGTTGCGGTGATCGAGCAAAAGTCTCATCCGACGACGGTTTTGAAAATAGTCCCAAGAAGACTCTCATGAGGGCGAGAAGCCTCCCGAGGTTTATAACAAAGAAAAGAGATATCAACGCCGATATTTCAACTAAAAAGTCGAATGGTAGCGAGACACAAGATCATACGCCGAAAAAGGATGTCGAGTCGTCAAAGCAGAAGCTTCCAGAAATCAAGTCACCACCGAAGCGGAAGGACAGCAAAAAAAACAAGCACTATGCGGGCTTCGGAGAAGAGCACAAGAATGAACATAGTGAGAGTCCAAAGAGTGCGAAGACCCACCGCGCAAAGGCGGCATCAAATGACGGCGATGGTGGGAGGTTGAAGGCGATGGTGGAAGGAGACAGAAAGccagagcaagagagaaaggcGATGCTCAAGAGACAGGATGTGGGAGGGAAAGAGACGCTACCAATGTACAACGAAGTGATAGAGGAGACGGCCAGCAAGCTGGCGGCGAAGAGGAGCAAAGTGAAGGCTCTCGTCGGAGCCTTCGAGACCGTCATCTCGTTGCAAGAGCCAGAGGGACAATCAGGTCAACCATATGACGATGATGAAATCAAAGTacagagaggagaagagattgAAAAGACGAGCAAGGACAGTCGACAACAACTGGCGGAGACGAAAAACATcgagaagaagacgaagaacgAGAGAGTCAATCAAAAGGGGCGacaagagcgagagagagagtcgaAGGATGGTCGACTTGAACAACATAAGCACGAGGAGGAGAACACAAAAGGTTGTGAAATAGGTCAAGAGAGTCAACAAGAGGAACAAGAGGCGTCAAAGGTCAACCCCCATGGTCAACTCGTTGTTGAACAAGATGAGGTGAATGCAGCTGAACTGGGTCAAGAAAGTCAACAATACATGGAGATATCAAAGGGTGGTCAGAATGGTCAAAATAGTCAACCAGAGGAGGTAAAGGAGGTGAATGAGGAAAAGAGGGGGGAGAGTGATGAAGCGGAGAGAGAGGAAATCAAGGGGGCGAAAGAGTGCGATGAGCCAATTAAGAACGAGACAGAGGAGAGTGCTTAa